A single Rubrivivax gelatinosus IL144 DNA region contains:
- a CDS encoding TonB-dependent receptor, producing the protein MALLCPVAFGQELAPPAAAEAAASEPVAGTERVTITGRRPVDVGPMPGLMLSRDQIPANLQSAGRRDIKASRALNLGDFMNSQLQGVTANDYQGNPFQLDVNYRGFTASPQVGTPQGLSVFFDGVRVNEPFGDVVNWDLIPLNAVERFDLFPGSNPLFGLNTLGGAVSVRSRTGFSSPGVEGQLMGGSWGRRQLQLAGGANDGTLGGFFALTRFDEDGWRDNSPSRVEQAFGRADWHGERASAYASVLYAGNRLVGNGLIPIQLYRQNPDAVFTSPDESRNRVLQFSVGGQYDLSDRANITAQLYHRDSRRRGVNGDIYADFEDFGDRDIGPDGTARNGATRGGGYTGPGLVDGTPIGQITRTDLDQRSVGASLQFNWNLPQHAFMAGVSIDRSRTGYDMFQRLGLIDASHRVYLAPDQIDPDYYAAEHDVPGNNFDGTSTTRSLYVQETWTPVQSFSLTAAARYNHTKVDNELLTRTTAGQVALHELREFRAPEYTDGQVFLRTRSEESFSYRSFNPSLGANWRPTEMSNLFGNLSRGARTPSVVELGCAFDPTPVPRVPGVPSLGTAPRSLVGPGCNMPTSLSSDPYLPQIRATSGEIGWRQRLSADWNWNLSLFRTDLANDIYFVGVGDGRSYFDTIGKTRRQGLEFGVEGRMGPVDLRANYSFTDATFQSRFYMLSPHNSSADFDQNSAYVGDTQVIGQDVLPSPNAELNRGYGTYRMIRVDPGARMPGIAAHALNLRVGWRVTPAVKLGLTMMARSMSYMRGNENNLHQAAGTDQEIGRYYCSQAGGCEFGGFSQLPVRIGRPFETSGKVPGFAVFNLDASVELTKGVNAFVQVTNLFDREYFSAGRLGVNPFAPSVNGAVGPSGWNYNSSEWQNTSMVAPGAPRGVFVGIAWDLGARP; encoded by the coding sequence ATGGCCCTGCTCTGCCCCGTGGCCTTCGGCCAGGAGCTGGCGCCGCCCGCCGCGGCCGAGGCCGCCGCCAGCGAGCCGGTGGCGGGCACCGAGCGCGTCACGATCACCGGGCGCCGCCCGGTGGACGTGGGGCCGATGCCGGGGCTGATGCTCTCGCGCGACCAGATCCCGGCCAACCTGCAGAGCGCCGGCCGGCGCGACATCAAGGCCTCGCGTGCGCTCAACCTGGGCGACTTCATGAACTCGCAGCTGCAGGGGGTCACGGCCAACGACTACCAGGGCAACCCCTTCCAGCTCGACGTCAACTACCGCGGCTTCACCGCCAGCCCGCAGGTCGGCACGCCGCAGGGGCTGTCGGTGTTCTTCGACGGCGTGCGCGTCAACGAGCCCTTCGGCGACGTCGTCAACTGGGACCTGATCCCGCTGAACGCGGTCGAGCGCTTCGACCTCTTCCCCGGCTCCAACCCGCTGTTCGGGCTGAACACGCTGGGCGGCGCGGTGTCGGTGCGCAGCCGCACCGGCTTCTCGTCGCCGGGTGTCGAAGGCCAGCTGATGGGCGGCTCCTGGGGCCGGCGCCAGCTGCAGCTGGCCGGCGGCGCCAACGACGGCACGCTGGGCGGCTTCTTCGCGCTGACACGCTTCGACGAGGACGGCTGGCGCGACAACTCGCCGTCGCGCGTGGAGCAGGCCTTCGGCCGCGCCGACTGGCATGGCGAACGCGCTTCGGCCTACGCCAGCGTGCTCTACGCCGGCAACCGGCTGGTCGGCAACGGGCTGATCCCGATCCAGCTCTACCGCCAGAACCCCGACGCGGTCTTCACCTCGCCCGACGAGAGCCGCAACCGGGTGCTGCAGTTCTCGGTGGGCGGGCAGTACGACCTCTCCGACCGCGCCAACATCACCGCGCAGCTCTACCACCGCGACAGCCGCCGCCGCGGCGTCAACGGCGACATCTACGCCGACTTCGAGGACTTCGGCGACCGCGACATCGGCCCCGACGGCACGGCGCGCAACGGCGCCACACGCGGCGGCGGCTACACCGGGCCGGGGCTGGTGGACGGCACGCCGATCGGCCAGATCACGCGCACCGACCTCGACCAGCGCAGCGTCGGCGCCTCGCTGCAGTTCAACTGGAACCTGCCGCAGCACGCCTTCATGGCCGGCGTGTCGATCGACCGCTCGCGCACCGGCTACGACATGTTCCAGCGCCTGGGCCTGATCGACGCCTCGCACCGGGTCTACCTCGCGCCCGACCAGATCGACCCCGACTACTACGCCGCCGAGCACGACGTGCCGGGCAACAACTTCGACGGCACGTCGACGACGCGCAGCCTGTACGTGCAGGAGACCTGGACGCCGGTGCAGAGCTTCTCGCTCACCGCGGCGGCGCGCTACAACCACACGAAGGTCGACAACGAGCTGCTGACCCGCACGACAGCCGGCCAGGTGGCGCTGCACGAGCTGCGCGAGTTCCGCGCGCCCGAGTACACCGACGGCCAGGTCTTCCTGCGCACGCGTTCCGAGGAGTCGTTCAGCTACCGATCGTTCAACCCCTCGCTGGGCGCCAACTGGCGGCCGACGGAGATGAGCAACCTGTTCGGCAACCTGAGCCGCGGCGCGCGCACGCCCTCGGTGGTGGAACTGGGCTGCGCCTTCGACCCCACGCCGGTGCCGCGTGTTCCCGGCGTGCCCAGCCTGGGCACGGCGCCGCGCAGCCTGGTCGGCCCGGGCTGCAACATGCCGACCAGCCTGTCGTCGGACCCGTACCTGCCGCAGATCCGCGCCACCTCGGGCGAGATCGGCTGGCGCCAGCGCCTGTCGGCCGACTGGAACTGGAACCTGAGCCTGTTCCGCACCGACCTCGCCAACGACATCTACTTCGTCGGCGTCGGCGACGGCCGCAGCTACTTCGACACCATCGGCAAGACACGCCGCCAGGGGCTGGAGTTCGGCGTCGAAGGGCGCATGGGGCCGGTGGACCTGAGGGCCAACTACTCGTTCACCGACGCCACCTTCCAGTCGCGCTTCTACATGCTGAGCCCGCACAACAGCAGCGCCGACTTCGACCAGAACTCGGCCTACGTCGGCGACACCCAGGTCATCGGCCAGGACGTGCTGCCGTCCCCCAACGCCGAGCTCAACCGCGGCTACGGCACCTACCGGATGATCCGCGTCGACCCCGGCGCGCGCATGCCGGGCATCGCCGCGCACGCGCTGAACCTGCGTGTCGGCTGGCGCGTCACGCCGGCGGTGAAGCTGGGGCTGACGATGATGGCGCGCTCGATGTCGTACATGCGCGGCAACGAGAACAACCTGCACCAGGCCGCCGGCACCGACCAGGAGATCGGCCGCTACTACTGCAGCCAGGCCGGCGGCTGCGAGTTCGGCGGTTTCAGCCAACTGCCGGTGCGCATCGGCCGGCCCTTCGAGACCTCGGGCAAGGTGCCCGGCTTCGCGGTCTTCAACCTCGACGCCAGCGTAGAGCTGACGAAGGGCGTCAACGCCTTCGTGCAGGTGACCAACCTGTTCGACCGCGAGTACTTCAGCGCCGGCCGCCTGGGCGTGAACCCGTTCGCGCCCAGCGTCAACGGCGCCGTCGGCCCCAGCGGCTGGAACTACAACTCCAGCGAGTGGCAGAACACCTCGATGGTCGCGCCCGGCGCGCCGCGCGGGGTCTTCGTCGGCATCGCGTGGGACCTGGGGGCGCGCCCGTGA
- a CDS encoding sodium-dependent transporter, with protein sequence MNPSKRDGFTSKFGVLVATLGSAVGLGNIWKFPSLTGVNGGAGFLLVYLLATLMVGLPLMMAETTLGRAARANAITTFDRLAPRQHGWKLIGWMGFLSALLIMAFYSEVAGWVYAYIFKAMSGEVLTSDPKIAGEIFGALVSNPTSSLIWQWVVLGITGSIIMLGVSKGIEAVTRKLMPVLYILLLVLCARSLTLEGAARGLTFLFSPDFSKITPTVVLTAFGLAFFKLSLGMGTMLTYGSYFREDQNIPATTTRVMLADLSVSLLAGIAIFPAVFAFGFEPAAGPSLVFMTIPAVFTAMPGGIVFMTIFFILTAIASVGAILSLLEVPVAILSERFGMGRKKASTCTILTIALIGAPAALSQGVLAETKLFGMNAFELFDFLSSNVLLPLGGILICLFVGWVYGLPELEKRLSNEGTLDNRGLIRAVFFLVRYVAPLSIAIVLLHGLKVF encoded by the coding sequence ATGAATCCATCCAAACGTGACGGCTTTACCAGCAAATTCGGCGTGCTGGTCGCCACCCTCGGCTCTGCCGTCGGACTCGGCAATATCTGGAAGTTTCCCTCTCTCACCGGGGTCAACGGCGGCGCCGGTTTTCTTCTGGTCTATCTACTCGCCACGCTGATGGTCGGCCTGCCGCTGATGATGGCGGAGACGACGCTCGGCCGCGCCGCGCGAGCCAATGCCATTACGACATTCGATCGCCTGGCTCCGCGACAGCACGGGTGGAAACTCATCGGCTGGATGGGTTTTCTCTCTGCGCTGTTGATCATGGCATTCTATTCGGAAGTCGCAGGCTGGGTGTACGCTTACATTTTCAAGGCGATGAGCGGAGAAGTTCTGACCAGTGATCCGAAAATCGCCGGTGAAATCTTCGGCGCACTGGTTTCGAATCCGACTTCATCGCTGATCTGGCAGTGGGTTGTGCTCGGCATTACGGGCAGCATCATCATGCTGGGCGTGTCCAAGGGGATCGAAGCCGTGACGCGCAAGCTGATGCCAGTGCTATATATCCTGCTGCTGGTCCTCTGCGCGCGCAGCCTGACGCTGGAAGGCGCTGCGCGGGGACTGACCTTTCTGTTCAGCCCGGACTTTTCGAAGATCACGCCAACGGTCGTGCTGACGGCGTTCGGCCTCGCCTTCTTCAAGCTTTCGCTCGGCATGGGAACGATGCTGACCTACGGCAGCTACTTCCGCGAGGATCAGAACATTCCGGCAACGACAACACGCGTCATGCTGGCCGACCTCTCGGTGTCGCTGCTGGCGGGCATCGCCATCTTCCCGGCGGTGTTCGCCTTCGGTTTCGAGCCGGCGGCCGGCCCGTCGCTGGTGTTCATGACCATTCCGGCAGTATTCACCGCCATGCCGGGCGGTATCGTCTTCATGACGATCTTCTTCATCCTGACGGCGATCGCCAGTGTCGGCGCCATCCTCTCGCTGCTTGAAGTGCCGGTTGCGATCCTCTCCGAGCGCTTCGGTATGGGCCGCAAGAAGGCTTCGACCTGCACGATCCTGACCATTGCGCTGATCGGCGCGCCGGCGGCGCTATCGCAAGGCGTGCTCGCGGAAACGAAGCTGTTCGGCATGAATGCTTTCGAGCTCTTCGACTTCCTCAGTTCAAACGTTCTTCTGCCGTTGGGCGGCATCTTGATCTGCCTGTTCGTCGGCTGGGTGTACGGTTTGCCGGAACTCGAGAAGCGCTTGAGCAACGAGGGGACACTGGACAATCGCGGCCTGATTCGCGCAGTTTTCTTCCTCGTCCGCTACGTCGCACCGCTCTCGATCGCCATCGTGCTCCTGCACGGCCTGAAGGTCTTCTAG
- a CDS encoding PhoX family protein — translation MTEVRSPITGATLSRRTLIRAMAGAPLLPLASSLTAAGLLTACGGDDGDDPAYVSATFSSMAAPTLANPANMATTYTASSLVVAYDDKSTRSFTLAYQPFFMTGTTVPDGKGGTLVAGGYYDIHNQPIVDRSVAGAERQFFSDCPDGSSLLTVDGASVAGVTGNTVFAVVQFEYTTRNQALASMYGQLPSPIAVLTLDQDKSTGKLKLVKYHNVDTSGVKGLWITCGASLSPWGTHLSSEEYEPDAFDQGALGQSLAVLKGFSQNLFGDASTANPYDYGHMPEVTVNKDGTGTIKKHYCLGRISHELIQVMPDQRTALMGDDATNGGLFMFVADKAKDLSSGTLYVAKYTSVLNATSTGTISWIKLGSATSAEIKALVDGGIKATDIMDSRTADPGDASYTKIVLNKKSLWVKVKPGMEKAAAFLETHRYAALMGGSLSFTKMEGTTVDIKDKKAYSAISAIKDSMVTGKSGNVPALNVNFASAINAGGVLEHTLGAGQKDSAGGTIDSEWVPASSKFILLGEDLATADSLGNLANADKIANPDNLKFSEEMRTLFIGEDSGMHVNNFLWAYNVDTGTLSRVLSTPSGAESTGLHAVDTIHGFTYIMSNFQHAGDWESPLHDVVKPTLDPLIRANYEDRFGASVGYLTATSAQIKLSK, via the coding sequence ATGACCGAGGTCCGTTCGCCGATCACCGGGGCCACCCTTTCCCGCCGTACTCTGATTCGCGCCATGGCTGGCGCTCCGCTGTTGCCCCTGGCGTCCTCGCTGACGGCGGCCGGTCTGCTGACCGCCTGCGGCGGCGACGACGGCGACGACCCGGCTTACGTCAGCGCCACGTTCAGCAGCATGGCCGCGCCGACGCTGGCCAACCCGGCCAACATGGCCACCACCTACACCGCCTCGTCGCTGGTCGTCGCCTACGACGACAAGAGCACGCGCAGCTTCACGCTGGCCTACCAGCCGTTCTTCATGACCGGCACCACCGTGCCCGACGGCAAGGGCGGCACCCTGGTCGCCGGCGGCTACTACGACATCCACAACCAGCCCATCGTCGACCGCTCGGTGGCCGGCGCCGAACGCCAGTTCTTCTCGGACTGCCCGGACGGCTCCTCGCTGCTGACGGTGGACGGCGCCAGCGTGGCCGGCGTCACCGGAAATACCGTCTTCGCGGTGGTGCAGTTCGAGTACACGACGCGCAACCAGGCCCTGGCCTCGATGTACGGCCAGCTGCCGTCGCCGATCGCCGTGCTGACGCTGGACCAGGACAAGTCCACCGGCAAGCTCAAGCTGGTGAAGTACCACAACGTCGACACCTCGGGCGTCAAGGGCCTGTGGATCACCTGCGGCGCCAGCCTCTCGCCCTGGGGCACGCATCTGTCCTCGGAAGAGTACGAACCCGACGCCTTCGACCAGGGCGCGCTGGGCCAGTCGCTGGCCGTGCTCAAGGGCTTCAGCCAGAACCTGTTCGGCGACGCCAGCACCGCCAACCCCTACGACTACGGCCACATGCCCGAAGTCACGGTCAACAAGGACGGCACCGGCACGATCAAGAAGCACTACTGCCTGGGCCGCATCTCGCACGAACTGATCCAGGTGATGCCGGACCAGCGCACCGCGCTGATGGGCGACGACGCCACCAACGGCGGCCTGTTCATGTTCGTCGCCGACAAGGCGAAGGACCTGTCGTCGGGCACGCTGTACGTCGCCAAGTACACCAGCGTGCTGAACGCGACTTCCACCGGCACGATCAGCTGGATCAAGCTGGGTTCGGCCACCAGCGCCGAGATCAAGGCCCTGGTGGACGGCGGCATCAAGGCCACCGACATCATGGACTCGCGCACCGCCGACCCGGGCGACGCCAGCTACACCAAGATCGTGCTGAACAAGAAGAGCCTGTGGGTCAAGGTGAAGCCGGGCATGGAGAAGGCCGCGGCCTTCCTGGAGACCCACCGCTACGCCGCGCTGATGGGCGGCAGCCTGTCCTTCACCAAGATGGAAGGCACGACGGTCGACATCAAGGACAAGAAGGCCTACTCGGCGATCTCGGCGATCAAGGACTCGATGGTGACGGGCAAGTCCGGCAACGTGCCGGCGCTCAACGTCAACTTCGCCTCGGCGATCAACGCCGGCGGCGTGCTCGAGCACACGCTGGGCGCCGGCCAGAAGGACAGCGCGGGCGGCACGATCGACAGCGAATGGGTGCCGGCCTCGTCCAAGTTCATCCTGCTCGGTGAAGACCTGGCGACGGCCGATTCGCTGGGCAACCTGGCCAACGCGGACAAGATCGCCAACCCCGACAACCTGAAGTTCTCGGAAGAGATGCGCACGCTGTTCATCGGCGAAGACAGCGGCATGCACGTCAACAACTTCCTGTGGGCCTACAACGTCGACACCGGCACGCTGAGCCGCGTGCTGTCCACGCCCTCGGGCGCCGAGTCGACCGGCCTGCACGCGGTCGACACGATCCACGGCTTCACCTACATCATGAGCAACTTCCAGCACGCCGGTGACTGGGAGTCCCCGCTGCACGATGTCGTCAAGCCGACGCTGGACCCGCTGATCCGCGCCAACTACGAAGACCGCTTCGGCGCCTCGGTCGGCTACCTGACGGCCACCAGCGCGCAGATCAAGCTGTCGAAGTAA
- a CDS encoding S41 family peptidase: MDYREVVQTVAGLVSARYVFPDVAQRVAAHLRRRLDSGAYATNDPTELATRLTNDLRQASGDRHLRVRHEPEPHVPEAPGVTVREQNDRAEHCRAMGFGIASVQRIDGNLAVLDIRELVEPDLSRPAYEAALMSVADASALVIDLRQCVGGDPATVALVCSALVDRRTPLSSIVPRSAPAEEFWADPAPHALSFGGRKPLLLAVAGFSFSGAEMLAYDLQAMGRAVVVGETTGGGANPCNVHWPSPHFSLLLPEASTRNPITGNNWEGCGVVPDVACDAGNALRVALGLARQRLATGA, translated from the coding sequence ATGGACTACCGCGAGGTCGTGCAAACCGTCGCCGGCCTCGTGTCGGCTCGCTACGTGTTCCCCGACGTCGCGCAACGCGTCGCGGCGCATCTGCGTCGGCGGCTCGATTCGGGCGCCTACGCCACCAACGATCCAACCGAGCTCGCGACGCGCCTGACCAACGACCTGCGGCAGGCGTCCGGCGACCGGCATCTGCGCGTGCGCCACGAGCCCGAGCCGCACGTTCCGGAAGCGCCCGGCGTGACGGTGCGCGAGCAGAACGACCGCGCAGAGCACTGCCGTGCCATGGGCTTCGGCATCGCGTCGGTGCAGCGCATCGACGGCAACCTGGCCGTGCTGGACATCCGCGAGCTGGTCGAGCCCGACCTGTCGCGCCCGGCCTACGAGGCGGCCTTGATGTCGGTCGCCGATGCGTCGGCGCTGGTCATCGACTTGCGGCAGTGCGTGGGCGGCGACCCGGCAACGGTCGCTCTGGTGTGCTCGGCGCTGGTCGACCGCCGCACGCCCTTGAGCAGCATCGTGCCGCGCTCCGCACCCGCAGAGGAGTTCTGGGCCGACCCGGCGCCGCATGCCCTGAGCTTCGGCGGCCGCAAGCCTCTGCTGCTCGCCGTGGCCGGCTTCAGCTTCTCGGGTGCCGAGATGCTGGCTTACGACCTGCAGGCGATGGGGCGGGCCGTCGTCGTCGGTGAAACGACCGGCGGCGGCGCCAACCCGTGCAACGTCCACTGGCCCTCACCCCACTTCAGCCTGCTGCTGCCGGAGGCGAGCACCCGCAACCCCATCACCGGAAACAACTGGGAGGGGTGCGGGGTCGTGCCGGACGTCGCCTGCGATGCGGGCAACGCGCTGCGGGTCGCGCTCGGGCTGGCCCGGCAGCGCCTGGCGACAGGCGCGTGA
- a CDS encoding DTW domain-containing protein — MPVSPVSSRPVCPRCLRPSPTCICALVRPTPHRTEVLVLQHPQEQRQAKNSVALLRLSLARCEVVVGERFDDAALRALLHRPGLETRLLYPDVPAAPAPPASAAAPAAPVRLVVIDATWRKSLRLLLEHPLLAALPRLALDAPAPTRYRAIRAARRADQVSTLEATVQALAALEGPSFDGAPLLDAFGGFVAAVAARQRPRTEAGPG, encoded by the coding sequence ATGCCCGTTTCGCCCGTCAGTTCCCGCCCCGTCTGCCCCCGCTGCCTGCGCCCGTCGCCCACCTGTATCTGCGCCCTGGTGCGGCCCACGCCGCATCGCACCGAAGTCCTGGTGCTGCAGCACCCGCAGGAGCAGCGCCAGGCCAAGAACAGCGTCGCGCTGCTGCGGCTGTCGCTGGCGCGCTGCGAGGTGGTCGTCGGCGAACGTTTCGACGATGCGGCCTTGCGCGCGCTGCTGCACCGGCCCGGGCTGGAGACGAGGCTGCTGTATCCCGACGTGCCGGCCGCGCCGGCGCCGCCGGCCTCGGCCGCTGCACCCGCGGCACCGGTGCGCCTGGTCGTCATCGACGCCACCTGGCGCAAGAGCCTGCGCCTGCTGCTGGAGCACCCGCTGCTCGCCGCGCTGCCGCGGCTGGCGCTGGACGCGCCGGCGCCGACGCGTTACCGCGCGATCCGCGCCGCGCGGCGGGCCGACCAGGTGTCGACATTGGAAGCGACGGTGCAGGCGCTGGCGGCGCTGGAAGGCCCGTCCTTCGACGGCGCGCCGCTGCTCGACGCCTTCGGCGGCTTCGTCGCCGCGGTGGCGGCGCGCCAGCGGCCCCGGACGGAGGCCGGGCCCGGCTAG
- a CDS encoding helix-turn-helix transcriptional regulator — protein sequence MARSAVSAPEAKTPAPPHELVHAIHAAGADDESWPEVLERLRSHLGARAVTLVHHQFLGGGEVTLYESAAGGAGGMTEYAARNPWFMSSCDYQPGRVMTGDELISTPDLRRTDFYREVLQPRGLLHLLCGVVDQRQRGAHVLAAYRAENEPAFDAAQKAELSLLLQHVTLSMRSQWRWQEAHDLAHALLRLSDQDANPAILVSADGEPVHTNAAGARLLERRHGLRVDGGRVVAAHPHDRRLLAETIARVAHEAPGAEAARPAVLTLAGTADDEPVVVVVRPAGAVFRRHAGSPRGLAMVAVRGAQQRHDPAACVFARQYELTAAQARVSALVFSGQSLATIARSLGLSDNTVRSHLKQVFQKTDTHSQMELVHLHARVCSALP from the coding sequence ATGGCCCGTTCCGCCGTCTCGGCGCCAGAGGCGAAAACGCCCGCGCCCCCGCACGAGCTGGTGCACGCGATCCACGCCGCCGGAGCCGACGACGAGAGCTGGCCCGAGGTGCTGGAACGCCTGCGCAGCCACCTCGGCGCGCGCGCCGTGACGCTGGTGCACCACCAGTTCCTCGGCGGCGGCGAGGTGACGCTGTACGAGTCGGCCGCCGGCGGCGCCGGCGGCATGACCGAGTACGCAGCACGCAACCCGTGGTTCATGTCCAGCTGCGACTACCAGCCCGGCCGCGTGATGACCGGCGACGAGCTGATCAGCACGCCCGACCTGCGCCGCACCGACTTCTACCGCGAGGTGCTGCAGCCGCGCGGCCTGCTGCACCTGCTGTGCGGCGTCGTCGACCAGCGCCAGCGCGGCGCCCACGTGCTGGCCGCCTACCGCGCCGAGAACGAACCCGCGTTCGACGCCGCGCAGAAGGCCGAGCTGTCGCTGCTGCTGCAGCACGTGACGCTGTCGATGCGCAGCCAGTGGCGCTGGCAGGAAGCGCACGACTTGGCGCACGCGCTGCTGCGCCTGTCGGACCAGGACGCCAACCCGGCGATCCTGGTCAGCGCCGACGGCGAGCCGGTGCACACCAACGCCGCCGGCGCGCGGCTGCTGGAGCGCCGCCACGGCCTGCGTGTCGACGGCGGCCGCGTCGTCGCCGCCCACCCGCACGACCGCCGGCTGCTGGCCGAGACGATCGCGCGCGTCGCCCATGAAGCGCCCGGCGCCGAGGCCGCGCGCCCGGCGGTGCTGACGCTGGCCGGCACCGCCGACGACGAGCCTGTCGTCGTCGTCGTGCGCCCGGCCGGCGCCGTCTTCCGCCGCCACGCCGGCAGTCCGCGCGGGCTGGCGATGGTGGCCGTGCGCGGCGCCCAGCAGCGCCACGACCCGGCGGCCTGCGTCTTCGCGCGCCAGTACGAGCTGACCGCGGCGCAGGCGCGCGTCAGCGCGCTGGTGTTCTCGGGCCAGTCGCTGGCGACGATCGCGCGCTCGCTGGGGCTGTCGGACAACACCGTGCGCAGCCACCTGAAGCAGGTCTTCCAGAAGACCGACACGCACAGCCAGATGGAGCTGGTGCACCTGCACGCGCGGGTCTGCAGCGCACTGCCCTAG